CAAAGTGCTGTCATCATATGCAAACAAATACAATTGATTATGCGGTGCCTGCGTTGTATAGGATTCACCAGGTTCCTGTCCAGCAAAATGAGTCATTTGCCCCAAACCTTGGGCAGTAGCATCACCGTCACCTACCGCAGCACCACCATCAGCACTGCCTGGTGTTTTAGAACAAGCTGCGGCCAATACAGCGCTTGCTACAAGCAGTCCCAGTTTATAAAACGATCCGGCTTTCATTCCACAATCTCCTTAAACTCTTCTTATTATTTTTAGAAACTACACATGATAATCATGGAGAGCCATTGTACAATTCTTTTTATTTTTTGGCTATTCCTAATCACGCTTAATATGCGATATAACAAAGTCTGCTACCATTGCAGTAAATCGAAATGTAGCTTGATTCGCCGCAATAACTCCGCCATAAGGAGTATCTTGTGAACAAGGTATTTGTAGACGAACAATCCGTGACCCTATAATTTGGTTATCACTAATATGGGTCAATACTATTTTGGCTGAAAACTCAAGGACACTGGGTTTCTTGATAAAATTTTGCTCTAACTTCAACAATTGAGTATCCAGACGATAATCTGCTTCTTCACTATAAGGACTTGATGTGACAGCATAAAAATACCCGGAACTCTGTAGACTTTGTACTAATAAAGGAAAAAGCA
Above is a genomic segment from Legionella pneumophila subsp. pascullei containing:
- a CDS encoding ABC-type transport auxiliary lipoprotein family protein, whose product is MRVLSSVCFILGILTLMSCSPVKIPVTNEYQLTAYSTKQFIRKPKPITIQVTAPEAVAGYQTEEMLYMKKPFKLEPFVKNAWTSPPADMLFPLLVQSLQSSGYFYAVTSSPYSEEADYRLDTQLLKLEQNFIKKPSVLEFSAKIVLTHISDNQIIGSRIVRLQIPCSQDTPYGGVIAANQATFRFTAMVADFVISHIKRD